A single Pantoea rwandensis DNA region contains:
- the mglA gene encoding galactose/methyl galactoside ABC transporter ATP-binding protein MglA — protein sequence MASENPTAQREYLLEMTNVSKSFPGVKALDNVNLKVRPHSVHALMGENGAGKSTLLKCLFGIYKKDTGSILFQGEEIDYKSSKEALENGVSMVHQELNLVLQRNVMDNMWLGRYPRKGVFVDQDKMYRDTKAIFDELDIDIDPRDKVANLSVSQMQMIEIAKAFSYDAKIVIMDEPTSSLTEKEVNHLFTIIRKLKDRGCGIVYISHKMEEIFQLCDEITILRDGQWIATQPLEGLDMDKIIAMMVGRSLNQRFPDKTNVPGETILEVRHLTSLRQPSIRDISFDLRKGEILGIAGLVGAKRTDIVETLFGIREKSGGTIKLHGKAINNHSANEAINHGFALVTEERRSTGIYAYLDIGFNSLISNIKKYKSSMGLLDNKRMKSDTQWVIDSMRVKTPGHHTQIGSLSGGNQQKVIIGRWLLTQPEILMLDEPTRGIDVGAKFEIYQLISELAKKEKGIIIISSEMPELLGITDRILVMSNGLVAGIVETKTTSQNEILRLASLHL from the coding sequence ATGGCCAGTGAGAATCCGACCGCACAGCGTGAATATCTGCTGGAGATGACGAATGTCTCGAAATCATTTCCAGGGGTGAAAGCCTTAGATAATGTGAATTTGAAAGTGCGGCCGCACTCAGTCCATGCCTTAATGGGCGAAAACGGCGCCGGAAAATCCACATTATTAAAATGCCTGTTTGGTATTTATAAAAAGGATACGGGGAGCATCCTGTTTCAGGGTGAAGAGATTGATTATAAAAGTTCCAAAGAAGCGCTGGAGAATGGCGTTTCAATGGTGCATCAGGAATTAAACCTGGTATTACAGCGCAACGTGATGGATAACATGTGGCTTGGCCGCTATCCACGCAAAGGTGTGTTTGTTGATCAGGATAAAATGTATCGCGATACCAAAGCGATCTTTGATGAATTAGATATTGATATCGATCCACGTGATAAAGTGGCCAATCTTTCTGTTTCGCAGATGCAGATGATTGAAATTGCCAAGGCATTTTCCTATGACGCGAAAATCGTCATTATGGATGAGCCGACGTCATCGTTGACCGAAAAAGAAGTGAATCACTTGTTCACTATTATCCGTAAGCTGAAAGATCGTGGCTGCGGTATTGTGTATATCTCGCACAAAATGGAAGAGATTTTCCAGCTGTGTGATGAGATTACGATTTTGCGTGATGGACAATGGATTGCCACCCAGCCGCTGGAAGGGCTGGATATGGATAAGATCATCGCCATGATGGTTGGTCGTTCATTGAATCAGCGCTTCCCGGACAAAACCAACGTGCCGGGTGAGACCATTCTTGAGGTGCGCCATTTAACTTCGCTGCGTCAACCGTCGATCCGCGATATCTCTTTTGACCTGCGCAAAGGGGAGATTCTGGGCATTGCCGGCCTGGTGGGTGCGAAGCGTACTGACATCGTTGAAACCCTGTTTGGGATTCGTGAGAAGTCTGGCGGTACCATCAAATTGCACGGCAAAGCGATCAATAACCACAGCGCGAATGAAGCCATTAACCACGGTTTTGCGCTGGTGACGGAAGAGCGTCGTTCAACCGGGATTTATGCCTATCTGGATATTGGTTTTAACTCGCTTATTTCCAATATTAAGAAATATAAATCCAGCATGGGTTTGCTTGATAATAAGCGCATGAAGAGTGATACCCAGTGGGTGATTGATTCAATGCGCGTGAAAACGCCGGGTCATCATACGCAAATTGGTTCGCTTTCCGGTGGTAACCAGCAGAAAGTTATTATTGGTCGCTGGTTATTAACTCAGCCGGAAATTCTGATGCTGGATGAACCGACACGCGGTATTGACGTCGGTGCTAAGTTCGAAATTTATCAGTTGATTTCTGAGTTGGCGAAGAAAGAGAAGGGGATCATTATTATCTCTTCTGAAATGCCAGAATTGCTGGGAATTACCGATCGTATTTTAGTGATGAGTAATGGCCTGGTAGCGGGCATTGTCGAGACCAAAACGACCTCGCAGAATGAAATCCTGCGTTTAGCGTCATTACACCTTTAA
- the ptrR gene encoding putrescine utilization regulator PtrR, producing the protein MDLVQLRMFCSVAETGSLARAAELLHRVPSNLTTRLRQLEEEIGVDLFIREKQRIRLSPMGHNFLNYAQRILSLSDEALNMARAGEPGGNFAFGSMESTAATRLPGLLAAYHQRFPNVALSLVTGTSGDIIDKVRAGTLAAALVDGPATHDDLNGCIAFREEMVLITSLDHDPITSARDTQHDTLFAFGNSCSYRTKLESWYRESQTSPKSVMEIQSYHAMVACVAGGAGVAMIPASVLTQMPGRARVQEHALPPAYRDTATWLMWRRDAFTPNVEALKYLIIEMFDDRPLNDELLHPLQTAE; encoded by the coding sequence ATGGATTTAGTACAACTCCGCATGTTCTGTTCTGTGGCCGAAACCGGTTCGCTGGCGCGCGCCGCGGAGCTATTGCATCGCGTGCCCTCCAATCTCACCACCCGTTTGCGCCAGCTGGAAGAAGAGATTGGCGTCGACCTGTTTATCCGTGAGAAGCAGCGTATTCGACTGTCGCCAATGGGCCACAATTTCCTGAATTATGCTCAGCGCATCCTCAGCCTGAGCGATGAGGCGCTGAATATGGCCCGTGCCGGGGAACCGGGCGGGAACTTTGCCTTCGGTTCGATGGAGAGCACCGCCGCGACCCGTCTGCCCGGCCTGCTGGCGGCTTATCATCAACGATTTCCCAACGTGGCGCTATCGCTGGTCACCGGCACCTCGGGCGACATCATCGATAAAGTGCGCGCCGGTACGCTGGCGGCCGCGCTGGTGGATGGCCCTGCCACCCATGACGATCTCAATGGCTGCATCGCCTTTCGTGAGGAAATGGTGCTGATCACCAGTCTCGATCACGACCCGATTACCAGCGCCCGCGACACGCAGCATGACACTTTGTTTGCCTTTGGTAACAGCTGTTCGTATCGCACCAAACTGGAGTCCTGGTATCGCGAAAGCCAGACCTCACCGAAAAGCGTGATGGAGATTCAGTCTTATCACGCCATGGTGGCGTGTGTGGCAGGCGGCGCGGGTGTGGCGATGATTCCGGCGTCGGTGCTGACGCAAATGCCCGGCCGCGCCCGCGTGCAGGAACATGCTCTGCCACCCGCTTATCGCGATACCGCCACCTGGCTGATGTGGCGACGCGACGCCTTCACGCCCAACGTGGAAGCGCTGAAATATTTGATTATTGAAATGTTTGACGACCGCCCACTTAACGATGAGTTGCTGCACCCGCTGCAAACCGCTGAGTGA
- the galS gene encoding HTH-type transcriptional regulator GalS: protein MITIRDVARQAGVSVATVSRVLNNSSAVTPDTREAVLQAVEALGYRPNANAQALATQVSDTIGVVVMDVSDPFFGALVKAVDTVAQRVHKHVLISNSWHQEEKERHAIEVLIRQRCNALVVHAKTLSDAELTHFMDQVPGMVLINRTIPGYEHRCVCLDNVTGSLMATRMLLQQGHQRIGYLSSSHPIEDVTQRREGWLQALSEQGIRPQESWIAHGEPDMQGGEAAMVELLGRNLHLTAIFSYCDGMAAGALTALKDNGIQVPQHFSVIGFDDIPISRYTDPQLTTVRYPIVSMAKLATELALKGAAGELDPDATHCFMPTLVRRHSVAQRQIVESVTNSGDSAV from the coding sequence ATGATAACGATTCGAGATGTCGCCCGTCAGGCCGGTGTATCAGTAGCCACCGTGTCGCGTGTGCTCAATAACAGCAGTGCAGTTACCCCTGATACCCGCGAAGCCGTGCTACAGGCGGTGGAAGCGTTGGGTTATCGCCCTAACGCCAATGCGCAGGCACTGGCCACCCAGGTCAGTGACACCATCGGCGTGGTGGTGATGGACGTATCCGATCCCTTCTTTGGCGCATTAGTGAAAGCAGTAGATACCGTAGCCCAGCGTGTTCACAAACACGTATTGATCAGCAATTCCTGGCACCAGGAAGAGAAAGAGCGCCATGCTATTGAGGTGCTGATCCGCCAACGATGTAACGCTTTAGTGGTCCACGCGAAAACGCTTTCAGACGCTGAATTGACGCATTTTATGGACCAGGTTCCGGGTATGGTGTTGATAAACCGCACTATTCCGGGCTATGAGCATCGCTGTGTCTGCCTCGATAATGTAACGGGATCTCTGATGGCAACGCGCATGTTGTTACAACAGGGTCATCAACGCATTGGCTATCTTAGTTCCAGCCACCCGATTGAAGATGTCACACAACGCCGCGAAGGCTGGCTGCAGGCCCTGTCAGAGCAGGGAATTCGCCCGCAGGAGTCCTGGATTGCCCATGGTGAACCGGATATGCAGGGCGGTGAAGCAGCGATGGTGGAGTTATTGGGTCGTAACCTGCATTTAACCGCCATCTTCTCCTACTGTGACGGCATGGCCGCCGGTGCCCTAACCGCATTGAAAGACAATGGTATTCAGGTGCCACAGCACTTCTCCGTCATCGGCTTTGATGATATTCCCATCTCGCGTTACACAGACCCACAGCTGACAACTGTACGCTATCCTATTGTTTCTATGGCGAAATTAGCCACGGAGCTGGCGCTAAAGGGCGCAGCCGGAGAACTCGATCCTGATGCCACCCACTGCTTTATGCCGACCCTGGTACGCCGCCATTCGGTCGCTCAGCGGCAAATTGTGGAGTCGGTCACTAATTCGGGCGATAGCGCTGTGTAA
- a CDS encoding YbfB/YjiJ family MFS transporter, translating into MAFRVALSAFLSLVVAMGIGRFAFTPQVPLMIQDHQLTLTSASLVAALNYLGYLCGSFDAMRAHQRVEWRLQLGVWGAVILTLLSACVSGPWLHGLIRFVIGGASGWAMVLIAAWSNEQLLHHGRPGLSAAVFAGPGTGIFLSGMLAVALHASGASAALGWAAYGLLALLFIAAIARFLPRSGQLHRPDQAPAPLVLNGNLKRLVLSYSLAGFGYILPATFLSQMTAARFPDSALAQFVWPVFGGAAVIGIVLGILTRRWGSSHLRLAVVLWAQALGVISAIVLPGLDGLLISALLVGGGFLCVVQLTLQYGRELAPHHARYLAGLLTTGYAVGQLGGPLLSWISSLLWHRLDPALWVAGGALILAGLLVLRRSAP; encoded by the coding sequence ATGGCGTTTCGTGTCGCGCTGAGCGCGTTTTTAAGTTTAGTGGTTGCCATGGGGATTGGGCGATTTGCTTTCACCCCGCAGGTGCCGCTGATGATTCAGGACCATCAGCTTACCCTGACCAGCGCCAGTCTGGTGGCGGCGCTCAACTATCTTGGTTACCTGTGTGGCTCCTTCGATGCCATGCGTGCTCACCAGCGTGTGGAGTGGCGTTTGCAACTGGGTGTCTGGGGCGCGGTGATCCTGACGCTGCTGTCTGCCTGCGTCAGCGGGCCGTGGCTGCACGGCTTGATCCGCTTCGTGATTGGCGGTGCCAGCGGCTGGGCGATGGTACTGATCGCCGCGTGGAGCAACGAGCAGCTGCTGCATCATGGGCGACCGGGCTTGTCGGCGGCGGTGTTTGCCGGACCGGGCACCGGCATATTCCTCAGCGGTATGCTGGCGGTGGCGCTGCATGCCAGTGGTGCCAGCGCGGCATTAGGCTGGGCGGCTTATGGCCTGCTGGCGTTGCTGTTTATCGCTGCCATTGCGCGCTTTTTACCGCGCAGCGGGCAGTTACATCGACCCGATCAGGCACCTGCGCCGCTGGTGCTCAATGGTAATCTGAAACGCCTGGTGCTGAGCTACAGCCTGGCGGGCTTCGGCTACATTCTGCCCGCAACCTTCTTGTCGCAGATGACCGCCGCGCGTTTCCCGGACAGTGCGCTGGCGCAGTTTGTCTGGCCGGTGTTTGGCGGCGCGGCGGTGATTGGCATCGTGCTCGGCATTTTGACGCGGCGCTGGGGCAGCAGCCATCTGCGACTGGCAGTGGTGCTCTGGGCGCAGGCTTTGGGCGTCATCTCCGCGATTGTCCTGCCAGGGTTGGATGGACTGTTAATTAGCGCGCTGTTAGTCGGCGGCGGGTTCTTATGCGTGGTGCAACTGACGCTGCAATACGGCCGTGAGCTGGCGCCGCATCACGCGCGCTATCTGGCCGGGCTGCTGACTACCGGCTACGCGGTTGGGCAATTAGGCGGGCCGCTGCTGTCATGGATCTCCAGCTTGCTGTGGCACCGCCTCGATCCGGCCTTGTGGGTCGCCGGTGGCGCGCTGATTCTGGCAGGCTTACTGGTGCTGCGCCGTTCGGCACCATGA
- the folE gene encoding GTP cyclohydrolase I FolE, translated as MSTLSQEAALVHEALLARGLETPLRAPVREMDDETRKREIAGHMTQIMQLLNLDLEDDSLMETPHRIAKMYVDEIFSGLDYANFPKITVIENKMKVDEMVTVRDITLTSTCEHHFVIIDGKATVAYIPKEKVIGLSKINRIVQFFAQRPQVQERLTQQVLVALQTLLGTNNVAVSIDAVHYCVKARGVQDATSATTTTSLGGLFKSSQNTRQEFLRAVRHS; from the coding sequence ATGAGCACCTTAAGTCAGGAAGCCGCCCTGGTTCACGAAGCGCTGCTGGCGCGTGGCCTGGAAACGCCGTTACGCGCCCCGGTGCGCGAAATGGATGACGAAACCCGCAAGCGTGAAATCGCCGGTCATATGACCCAAATCATGCAGCTGCTGAATCTGGATCTGGAAGATGACAGCCTGATGGAGACGCCACATCGCATCGCCAAGATGTACGTGGACGAGATCTTCTCTGGCCTTGATTACGCCAACTTCCCGAAAATCACCGTCATCGAGAACAAGATGAAGGTCGATGAGATGGTCACCGTGCGTGATATCACCCTGACCAGCACCTGTGAGCACCATTTCGTGATTATCGACGGAAAAGCCACCGTCGCTTACATCCCGAAAGAGAAAGTGATTGGTCTGTCGAAGATCAACCGCATTGTGCAGTTCTTTGCCCAGCGGCCACAGGTGCAAGAGCGTCTGACCCAGCAAGTGCTGGTGGCGCTGCAAACGTTGCTTGGCACCAACAACGTGGCGGTGTCGATTGATGCGGTGCACTACTGTGTGAAAGCGCGTGGCGTGCAAGATGCCACCAGTGCCACCACCACCACATCGCTGGGTGGGTTGTTCAAGTCCAGCCAGAATACGCGCCAGGAGTTCTTACGCGCGGTGCGTCACAGCTAA
- the mglB gene encoding galactose/glucose ABC transporter substrate-binding protein MglB produces MNKKVFTLTALVASMMFGATAHAADTRIGVTIYKYDDNFMSMVRKDIDSEAKKLGGIQLLMNDSQNSQSTQNDQIDVLMAKGVKALAINLVDPAAAAVVIDKAKANDVPVVFFNKEPNAKVLASYPKAYYVGTDSKESGIIQAKLIEKHWKATPAWDLNKDGQIQFALLKGEPGHPDAEARTKYVIETLNTDGFKTQQLAMDTAMWDTAQAKDKVDAWLSGPNGNKIEVIIANNDAMAMGAVEALKAHNKTSIPIFGVDALPEALALVKSGAMAGTVLNDAENQAKATIDIAKNLADGKEPTAGTTFKMENKIVRVPYVPVDKENLSQFVK; encoded by the coding sequence ATGAATAAGAAGGTTTTCACGCTCACAGCACTGGTTGCCAGCATGATGTTTGGTGCAACTGCGCACGCCGCTGATACCCGCATTGGCGTGACAATTTATAAATACGACGACAACTTTATGTCTATGGTTCGCAAAGACATCGATAGCGAAGCCAAAAAACTGGGCGGCATCCAGCTGCTGATGAATGACTCGCAGAACAGCCAGTCTACCCAGAACGACCAGATTGACGTACTGATGGCCAAAGGCGTGAAAGCGCTGGCAATCAACCTGGTTGACCCTGCTGCAGCGGCAGTGGTGATCGACAAAGCGAAAGCGAATGATGTGCCAGTAGTGTTCTTCAACAAAGAGCCGAACGCCAAAGTGCTGGCCAGCTACCCGAAAGCCTACTACGTGGGTACCGACTCTAAAGAGTCAGGCATCATCCAGGCCAAACTGATTGAGAAGCACTGGAAAGCGACTCCAGCCTGGGATCTGAACAAAGATGGTCAGATTCAGTTTGCGCTGCTGAAAGGCGAGCCGGGCCACCCGGATGCTGAAGCGCGTACCAAATACGTGATCGAAACCCTGAACACCGATGGTTTCAAAACTCAGCAGCTGGCGATGGATACCGCGATGTGGGATACCGCGCAGGCAAAAGATAAAGTTGATGCCTGGCTGTCTGGCCCGAACGGCAACAAAATTGAAGTGATCATTGCTAACAACGATGCGATGGCAATGGGCGCAGTCGAAGCCCTGAAAGCCCACAACAAAACCAGCATTCCGATATTTGGTGTGGATGCGCTGCCAGAAGCGCTGGCGCTGGTGAAATCCGGTGCGATGGCCGGTACCGTGCTGAACGATGCGGAAAACCAGGCGAAAGCCACCATTGATATCGCGAAGAACCTGGCCGATGGCAAAGAGCCAACTGCGGGTACGACCTTCAAGATGGAAAACAAAATCGTACGTGTTCCTTACGTACCAGTCGATAAAGAAAACCTGTCCCAGTTTGTGAAGTAA
- the yeiB gene encoding DUF418 domain-containing protein YeiB produces the protein MQRYLALDFIRGCAILGILLLNIVGFGLPSAAYLNPAWQGAVSFSDAWTWAMMDGLAQLKFLTLFALLFGGGLYLQIPRGSRWMSARLTLLVLLGFIHSIFFWEGDILLDYGLTGLIIWRMLREVPSDKALLQTGVLLYLIGCGVLLVFWSISSPEPGRSWLPGAADIEYESYWKLVGGWEAIQNRLDHLSSSLMALAAQYGWQLAGLMLIGAALMRSGWLKGEFSVQHYRRSAALLLTIGWLIAIPGIVAQWLLGWEFRWSGFLLQVPRDLASPFISLGYAALCFGFWPQIGVTRFSYALQCVGRMALSNYLLQTLICTTLFYRFNLFLKFDRLHLLALVPVIWLVNILFSVLWLRFFPQGPMEWIWRKLTRLAAGKTEPSSRIR, from the coding sequence ATGCAACGCTATCTTGCGCTGGATTTCATTCGTGGTTGCGCCATTCTCGGCATTCTGTTGCTCAATATCGTAGGGTTTGGCTTGCCTTCGGCAGCCTATCTCAACCCGGCGTGGCAGGGCGCTGTTTCATTTTCCGATGCCTGGACCTGGGCGATGATGGATGGCCTGGCGCAGCTGAAATTCCTCACGCTGTTTGCGCTGCTGTTCGGCGGCGGGCTGTATTTGCAAATCCCACGCGGCAGTCGCTGGATGTCGGCGCGCCTGACGTTACTGGTGCTGCTGGGTTTCATTCACAGCATCTTCTTCTGGGAAGGGGATATCCTGCTGGATTATGGTCTGACCGGGCTGATTATCTGGCGGATGCTGCGTGAAGTGCCCTCCGACAAAGCTTTGCTGCAAACTGGCGTGTTGCTCTACCTGATTGGTTGCGGCGTGCTGTTGGTGTTCTGGAGCATTTCCAGTCCTGAACCGGGGCGATCGTGGCTGCCGGGTGCCGCCGATATCGAGTATGAAAGCTACTGGAAACTGGTCGGCGGCTGGGAGGCGATTCAGAACCGTCTTGATCATCTTTCCTCCAGCCTGATGGCACTCGCCGCGCAGTACGGCTGGCAGCTGGCGGGACTGATGCTGATTGGCGCGGCGTTGATGCGCAGCGGCTGGCTGAAAGGGGAGTTCAGCGTGCAGCACTATCGCCGCTCGGCCGCGCTGCTGCTGACGATCGGCTGGCTGATTGCCATCCCCGGCATTGTGGCGCAGTGGTTGCTGGGCTGGGAATTCCGCTGGAGCGGCTTTTTGTTGCAGGTGCCGCGCGATCTTGCCAGCCCGTTTATCAGCCTCGGTTATGCGGCGCTCTGCTTTGGCTTCTGGCCGCAAATTGGTGTCACGCGTTTCAGCTATGCGCTGCAATGCGTTGGCCGCATGGCGCTCAGTAACTATCTGCTGCAGACCTTGATCTGTACCACGCTGTTCTACCGTTTCAATCTGTTCCTCAAGTTTGATCGCCTGCATTTGCTGGCACTGGTCCCGGTTATCTGGTTGGTTAATATCCTGTTTTCAGTGCTCTGGCTGCGCTTTTTCCCGCAGGGGCCGATGGAGTGGATTTGGCGCAAACTCACGCGTCTCGCCGCTGGTAAGACGGAGCCTTCCTCCCGCATCAGATAA